A DNA window from Oncorhynchus kisutch isolate 150728-3 unplaced genomic scaffold, Okis_V2 scaffold2413, whole genome shotgun sequence contains the following coding sequences:
- the LOC116370017 gene encoding uncharacterized protein LOC116370017 yields MVFRLTPYLILQKKLMVHYLLLQSQGQVPPHVTTEHMSNWLVSQGKKSLRERVWKETLEEGNDLARLAWEVNTCLKMMNIEHEAFCKLRRSMHPTSPADIDPKVHSIVEKAVRSILGEQSNEPRSNLLSPSQVVVEVVPRLLLALWLQPEEGHSEHPILISGMAVGMVAAVVEKLSCMLKDPSPHIPFSRAAAFDSVRSILGRISQSFSTDDLQSPFYMSSVCGFVADEVQSCFQPPAATLPVPPVLTVAVSTTLPAGIQAGE; encoded by the exons ATGGTATTTCGACTCACACCTTACCTCATCTTGCAGAAGAAGCTCATGGTCCACTATCTGCTGCTCCAGAGTCAAGGCCAGGTCCCTCCCCATGTCACCACGGAGCACATGAGCAACTGGCTGGTGTCTCAGGGCAAAAAATCTCTTAGGGAGAG GGTGTGGAAGGAAACCCTGGAGGAAGGAAACGACCTCGCTCGGCTG gcctGGGAAGTAAACACTTGCCTAAAAATGATGAACATAGAGCACGAGGCTTTCTGCAAGCTCCGCCGCTCCATGCACCCCACCTCCCCAGCTGACAT CGATCCGAAGGTCCACAGCATCGTGGAGAAAGCTGTGAGAAGCATTCTGGGCGAGCAGTCCAATGAGCCCCGTAGCAACCTGCTCAGCCCATctcaggtggtggtggaggtggtgcccAGGCTCCTCCTGGCCCTGTGGCTTCAGCCAGAGGAAGGCCATTCAGAGCACCCAATCCTAATAAGCGGGATGGCCGTGGGCATGGTGGCGGCCGTAGTGGAGAAGCTCTCCTGCATGTTAAAGGACCCTTCCCCTCACATCCCTTTCTCCCGGGCTGCTGCTTTTGACTCTGTGCGGTCGATCCTCGGGAGAATCAGTCAGTCCTTCTCCACCGATGACCTGCAGAGCCCTTTTTATATGAGCTCTGTCTGTGGCTTTGTGGCTGACGAGGTGCAGAGCTGCTTCCAGCCCCCTGCAGCCACCCTACCAGTCCCCCCTGTGCTCACGGTGGCCgtttccaccacactaccagctggtatccaagcaggtgagtag
- the LOC116370018 gene encoding uncharacterized protein LOC116370018 codes for MPGCFSRLAERVRGRRRPTASTGCSNSFVACFSCLFLFCRVRDRRQVDSDSDFEEETTVLDEVQLDVPLDDVLDVPQLPVLLDVQNAAIILEDVPDVQTILEEATGNWQLIPIRFSPQYCGPVVIRNNAGPVVKAWRTFQFISPIITYMRGGSQQVVVRMHHVSSVRGLETQLVWAISKETAGLSPEIIPYCATKVQSITWIQRVAGRVTHYASHLRHETSVDVTLGCYQVNKRFPMYID; via the exons ATGCCTGGGTGCTTTTCAAGACTGGCGGAGAGAGTGCGTGGACGTCGGCGGCCTACTGCGTCGACAGGTTGTTCAAATTCATTTGTGGCTTGTTTTTCTTGTCTTTTTCTGTTTTGCAGGGTTCGTGATCGTCGACAGGTGGACAGCGACAGCGACTTCGAAGAGG AAACAACTGTCCTGGATGAGGTCCAGTTGGATGTGCCATTGGATGATGTGCTAGATGTTCCACAGCTGCCAGTCCTCCTTGATGTCCAGAATGCTGCTATCATCCTTGAGGATGTGCCAGATGTGCAGACTATCCTTGAG GAGGCCACTGGCAATTGGCAGTTGATTCCGATTAGGTTCAGCCCCCAGTACTGTGGGCCTGTTGTGATCAGG AACAATGCCGGTCCGGTGGTTAAAGCTTGGAGAACTTTCCAGTTCATCAGCCCCATCATCACCTACATGCGTGGGGGATCCCAG caggtggtggtgaggATGCACCACGTGAGTAGTGTCAGAGGCCTGGAGACTCAACTGGTGTGGGCCATCTCCAAGGAGACAGCAGGGCTTAGTCCAGAGATCATCCCCTACTGTGCCACCAAAGTGCAGTCCATCACTTGGATCCAG CGTGTGGCTGGCAGGGTGACCCACTATGCGTCTCACCTCCGCCACGAGACGTCTGTGGATGTGACGCTTGGCTGCTACCAGGTAAATAAACGATTTCCTATGTATATAGACTAG